ttaaccaatatttttcttcatttatttaaattctttcctataatttttctttccaaatagcataaatatattgaattaggtgtcaagaaataggcaataactttattgattaatttcatccaaaaaaatagcattaataaattgaatttggaaaatacatatgtctaaattaagaggtaagaaaaaaaatttcatgttagtagcattcattaattatcatctacaatctaaatataaggaaaataaacaaacagaaaataataaactaaaatataacgtttaaaccctagctacataaagagaaaagaatgtacataagaacatatataatgatataactatgtatttttcacattatattttcaaaatttacagaaCGCAACAAATGTTGAACTCATATACAtatgttatgcaaatctattgatcaaatgtatgtgcaaatctattgattgaattacatgaaattttttctattcttgacattgttatttaaatctaagcatgagtgtaatgaaaagaaaaaaaaaagacaaaataattttttcttttagaaaaaaaaatcaaaataacttaGAGTCATTAAATTTTGGAAGACTAAAAtggtatttttctcaagaattacatggcatgatttgacaaataggtgatgtgtgtatgtgacatggcatgacacctaatatTGAGGTCATAAATCTTAGACCTCATTGAGACCACAAATAATTTTCCTAAAGGAAACTTGATAAAAGATTAAGCACAAATAAAATTTGTTAATGCTGATGATTAGTTACCCATTAAGAAAAGTTAGTTCTTCAACCGGGATTTAAGGAGATGATATGAAAACAGGGAGAAACAAATTATGtttgaaataaaattaagaaaaattaatttagaattatgttgagaataatggtgagagttagtGGCCGGTTTTATATATAGGTTATGGGAGTTAGGAATGTTTAAGGTTAGTGTAACGATCTAAGGAGGtattgggtttagggtttaggagatTGTCTATATAATTAAGTAGGCTAATCAAGTTGAGTAAGGTGTGTAGAGGAGGATTTTGAAGAAGTATTGTATGTAAGAGTGAATTTCTATTATCAGTTATTTTACACCATTGGGTAGCTCTGTACAATATTGAGTTGTACATCTCTCATATTGTGTGTCATTCATACACCATGTCTCTCTACCAAAAATTAGTTTTCAATATTTATGCTTCCGCTCATATCTAACAAATTATATGAAACAATAAAAGATTAGAAACAGCACAACTACTTTCAAGGAAATCACATACTGTACTACTCAAAGCCGAGAGTAGCGAGGAGTGCCACCCTCAATATGCTGGACATCACATGCAAGGGAGGCCATTACATGAATCCTACATGGTCGACGCCTTGGACAAAATGTCGCTGTGATCAAAAACTCTATCTTGTTGTAGTAAAAAGGAATTGCAGGGAGAATTGtgttgtattattgataatatgagccctttatatagggactTACAGAGTACatgaaaggtaatagaatccgaacataactaggaaatctagaaccttctcctattacaactctacgactaaaaccctagtttgaagaggcacacatgatgtcgacatccttcaacactcccccttgtgcttcTCAAACTtagtgatgacgctttgatcgttacCTCACTAAAaatcttgccaggtaacaaaaatcatgtgggacaaaaataaccttgttCGAATGACAAAAAGAGgacaacacatccttcactcttcgagatcaaacatgtagacatcatacctccccctgatgtcaatatctccccttgattgcaacaatcatgggagtttggataactttcttaatccgatgctcttccactactagaatttttctcatatacatcggccaaaaaccgatgtaaaaaaaaatttgtacacatgtgttagtgggtgatgtaaaagatcgccaaaaaatagacatcggttaaaaaccgatgtcccatACAACAATAAACATCGGATTAGATTCCAGAATCGATGTTAAACTGCTATTATGATCACAAATTGAtgtttttagatattgttaaaccttcatatttatgcatttaatgcttaacGAAATATAGGTCCAATAGCACtagtattcattttaacatcgttactcattcTAGAAACGATGTGTAATATATTCTTAAACATCGGTGTTTTTGAAATTTGCCTGCTGTTTATAAGCTTTACGGGTACTTGCCATAAATCACACTATTTAAGATTGAATCTACATTCTTTTGTATTACTCGACCGATGTTCATTATTCTGTTAAACATCATTTCCTTTTACGAAGTGATGTCCAtttttctattaaacatcagttTTTAAGGTTGACACCGATGTTCATTcttatactagacatcgtttttcatttaataaatcgatgtccattgatttgttttacatcgtttcttacttaataagtCGATGTCCATTGcgttgttttacatcgtttcttacttaataactCGATGTGTATTGAATAAAgagacatcgatttttatttCCAATCTAATGTATCATCTCTTTAATGAcatcatttttgtagtttaataTTGATTTGAAATAGACGTATATACATCATGTCCTTTACATGAGCATGATGTCCACTAACTTTGTAATTGCTGCTACAATGCATCTATGTAATCCACATTTGACAACATGAAATCccaaataatttgaatatggggcattgcattaatttgtatccaacatcaaagatgttaATAGTTCAAAAAATAGGCAAAAAGACCCCAATCTACTTCAAGGCTAGCCTAAAACATACCATTGCAATAAGTGTACATGTAGTTTTGTTCACAAAAAATCTAGCTAGCTTTACTGAAAATCACTTTGCTAGTCAACATCTATAGCAAAGTCTGCAAATAGTCAGCCACTTCAATGCGCACCTTGTCAAGTTGCTGTTGGGTGTATCCTTTCCGAGTCTTTGTTGCCCACTAGGAATGTATTTCATAACGTAAGTCATAATCATCGGGTAAACGCGCTATttataattaaacaaaagttTATATCAACTATAATGCATATACCTTAGTCGGACACAAAAACGTGTCATCATTTATAATCTCCTTCATCTATCTCCTACACATAACATCTACAAAATACTGCCTAAGTAATCTCCAGACTCATATAGAATAAACCATGCCCCTTTCGAAGTCTTGCCCAGGCTATGGTTGCTGCTGCCGCACCACCCAAGTGTGCAGATTTGGAGATCTGACTGTTTCCCTGTAACAACAACATAATGTCACACTGCATTTACTAGAAAATAACAACGGCTGTGTACTCGGGGTTTTATGGGGAAGAAAGTTCAGTAGTTCAAACTCATTATGGCACAATGAGGTTGCTTGGTCATGACAAGTCGGGCCAGCTTATCACACTTGAACAATAATATGCACAGAACATAAACAAAATGATGAACAAAATCTAATTGTCAAAATACTCGGTTTAGTTTTAAAACAACTGAGTGATGATAATCATGGCTAAACTCCAACTCTATTTTAAAAGCCAATGCGCATGCAGAAATATAAAAACTGTAGAAATCAACATACCTCCATTATTCTTAAGATATCCTTTCCAATTAGAAAGAttccctaaaatagaaaaaGCAGAGGTAACATATTTTAGGTATTTGCATAACGGCCTCAACAAATCAAACGACATATATAGAAGCACACTTACCAGCAGCATGGCAGGAACTGGTATGATAAAATCAAAGTAGAGGGTAGCTGTGGAGTGAAGGAATATATCAAGCAACATGATGGCATTAACAGCACCGCTTGCCCCCTAAATGTCACAAACATACTCAATAGTTAGATGTTTCAAGTCATGATCCTGACAGAATATAACAACTAATCAAAGTTAGTTTGTCAACTTTTAGTCAAACAATCGATGAAAATAATGAAGCTGGTGGAGTGAAGGTCTATGTTAAACTATTCATCCTTTCTTGCCTCCATATAACATGCCTTCATTCAAAACATAACTAGCATTGTGCATGGCATTATATGTCAGAAAGTAAACAGTGACTTGAATAAATAGACTACGTCTCACAATGCCATGCATAAACAACAAGTTATATAGTGGTGAGAATGACAAATGTTCTCGGAGAGAAGTTAATTTCCACAGTATATTTTCTTATATTCATTGGTAAGATTTGACACCAGACACTTCTACAGGAGAGGTAAGGAAAGGGAAATAAATAGAAACCCAAATACCATGCAAAAAAAGAAATATCACATTTCTATTCCCATTTATAAACTTCATTGGATGGATAATTCAGACTAAAAAGTATAACATCCCTTTCATGATTATTTCctttggtaattttttttttttttttgaagggctTTGGTAATTATTTATAGGCTGTTAAAATTTGTTGAGAATTTATATACAGAGAATCTACTATCATTTAGTAGCCTGGTTGATAACATACCAATCCTGGGGCCTTAGAAGCGTCCATAATCCCAAATGGTTGATTCTGCAAACATTAGACTGAGAGAATTCTCAATAGATATATTCAGTAAAAGTTCACTGAAATATATTGACATCTACTTAATGTTATGATCTTTTTGGGTAGAATAATCCCATCTTATTAGAGGGGATTACCACTTAATTCCATTACAGTATCTACTACTTTGCTAGAAACTTCAATTGCGGACAATTACTTTTTATGTTTATAAAATACTGACTCAATGCTTGATAGCTGATAGAGTTGTTATCTTTAGTATCATGGTACCTTCAATGATGCAGCAAGGAAGGCATGGTGCACCAAGTAAAAGATTGAGCCACCAATAGCTCCAGCTAGATACAACTTCAGCAAAAACTCAGGCCCAAAAGTGAAATCCAATCTGGTCAATATACCAAAGCCAGTAAGCAAGATTGAAACTGATTGAACTCGCCATTTCATAAAGATTATATTAACAAAATAAGTTGGGCAAACTTAGCTTTATGATACATGCTTCAACTAAACAGATTCCATAACAAATATAGTAGCATACAGGAATCCTTTAGGATATGTGTGTTTAAGAAAAATTGGAACCAATAGCACGCAAGAGAAATAGCTTATGAGGAAGCTGAGCTTACATTGATCCCAAAAAAATACAGTCCAATCATGTTAGAAATGATAGGCCCAATATCAACATGACTAAATGCAGAAGTTATCAATGTGTGATGACGTCCACTTGTAAAATTGTTTAATGAGATCTGCTTAGAGAAAATCAAGAAGTTAGGAAAATGAAGTAAGAAATGGAATATTATGAGACAAGAATACTAAGCACCTATAAAGAGTTATGTCCGTCAACACATTGTTTCCTTGAGTTGTGCACTTGTTACTTAAGTCACTTATGAAAAGCCAATGGGTACACATAATCAAGCAGCTGCTCCAGAAGACAGAGCCCATAAATGGTCAGGAATTAAAGATTAAATACAAAAAAGTTGACAGCACTTAGTAGCACACAAGTTCAAATTAAGAATTCACAGTAAAATTGTTGTATATGAATATAGGGTCTGCTATcctccataaaagaaaaatagcaACATTAGCTACAACCAATCCCAAAACCATGTCACCTCTTGATAACCTTCGCAACCATGTTCTCCTGCAAACAGAACATATAAATTATTCACAAAAAGGATCTTGCATGTAGTGTGTTAAACGACAAATATGGAGTGACGAGAAACTCAAAAATCTGCTGTTGTGTTTGATAGTATTCTCTTTTCAATATGTGTTTCTTCAATAAGTGAAATCCGAGATCTTGTAAGTGTACTTATTTTGTAGCAGTATCGAAGAAACAAGCTGAACTAGAAACTGCATATCAGATCTATACTTGATTCGTAATCCATAACATGACCACAGGTCCACAAGTAAAGTAATACCTATAGTCATATGCAGTAAGTCTTGCAACTGAACAACTCATCGCTACCAGAACTCGTTTTTTATTTTAACTCAAAAACACAGTAATTTCACATTTCCAACTCGAAGATGATAtctcataaaaaataataaaaaattaaaaaaggaaaaaaacttGAAGACGGTATGAAGGCATATCGAATCTCAGACTATTCTGCCCACTGATGTTTAATACATAATAATGTAAAACCCAAAACCTATAACTCAACAAAAGTGCAAAAATTTCCCAAAATCAATCACAAACAATGAGAAGAATCGAGAGAGAGCAAACCAAACATGGAGAATGCCTAGAAAGCTCAGAACATGAATGCCCAGAAAGCTCGAATGCAGCCCACAAAGCTTCGGTAGATGAAACACAAATCCTTGGAagcaaaataagaaacaaaatcagATCAGTGAATTAAGGACTCACAAATCTTTCGAAGACATGCATTGAACAAATTCGTCAATTACCTAAGACAAAAAGCTCAAATTTTCTCCAAAAGCCCGGCCTCCATCTCTAATTTTCTTCACCGTCTTCGAGCAGAGGAGCTGGTCCGAGGCGGAAAAGGAGGAGGACGAGGCCGGTCGGATTGTGATTGTAGCTGGAGAACGAAGACGAGGAGGACGGTTGTGGTCGGAGGCGGAGAATGAAGAGGAGGATGGTTTTTGTCGGATGGGGAGAACAAAGAGGCTGATTCTCTTCACCATCTTCGAGCAGAGGAGCTGGTCCGAGGTGAAAAGGAGGAGGACGAGGAGGGTAGGGTTGTGATTGTAGCAGGAGAACGGAGACGAGGAGGAGGGTTGTGGTTGGAGGCGGAGAACGAAGAGGAGGATGATTTTTGTCGGAGGCAGAGaacgaagaagaaaagggaggtTTGGTTGAATAGTGTTAGGGCAAGCTGAAGTCAATGATACTCCAAATATGTCTAAGTGTGGGAATGAGTTTTTCCTCCCCCGCGCTTCTTTTAGAAATTTCAACTTAGCCGCTCAGCGGTTTtttgaaaattcaaacaaaagTTTTGTTATCGGTCAACAATAAAAAGCGATGTCAATTATATGCATACAAATCGGTTTTTGAGGAATCAATGTTAATGACATTGTTTTACATCGCGTGTATTTCTCACCGACTTAAATGGCATGATGTCTatgagcataattctagtagtgttcacatgtttcttgaaggtggatttaggtaacgacttagtaaataagtctgctacattatcctctgatcggatttggttcacttcaatatttagaagtgcttgttgttgctaattgtaaaagaacttaggcgatatatgcttggtgttgtcggccttgatgaaacctaatttcatttgctcaatacaagctgtattatctttataaatgcatgtaggttcatctgtggtaaacttcaaaccacaagttcctcgaatgtgtctaactacaaaccttagccatatgcattctctcacaacttcatgtagagcaataatctttgcatgatttgaggaagtagcaacaagggtctgctttgtagacctccaagataacatggtaaaaacataacccgtttgggagcgacatttgtgagggtcagagagatacttTGCATCagaaaaacccatcaagacatcgttgttattttgatggaggggaggaggaggacgtCGGCCACCATGGACGGTGTCACTGGTGTCAACATCACGGAAgatggcattttgccttgtggggtccgatcccacacttcctttatttcttttctctctgtagggataaaataagctcatatcaatcgtacctctcaagtgtctttataccaatctaattaggcctcatcaaaaagcccgcggatcaagtgggccgatggaggcccgccggccctgagggctaaaagcccgggCCGGCCAgttaaaaagcccgcaaaagcccTCCTCcttgggtagtgggccggccggccaaaagcccgcaaaaacccggcccggcccaccAAAGGCCAGCTaagcccggcccgtaaaagcccgtaaaatattatatatatatatatatatatatgtgtagatatttgtgtgtgtgtttataaatatatatatatatatatacacacacacacatatagatttatatttgtgtgtgtgtttatatatatatatatatatatatatatatatatatatatatatatatatatagagaaggTACTGTTTGATTGAGAATCTGCAGTGCAGTAAATTGGTTTTGCTGAATAAGGAACTAAATTACGTAAGTAGTAAACTCTTTTTCACTTGCCTTGAATCATGCTTTTAGGGCCTCTGTGTATGCTGTTATTGTTAGACTAAGAAGAATGGGAATTGGTTGTCTTTCTACCATAAAATATCCTTTGTTTGAGTTTAGACTAGCTAAAAGGCTAGGAGAGGGTATAATACTACTCCATTACTTTGAAAATGGAGCCATCAAGGTTTAAGTAAGGCCATTCAGCAGTGGTTAATTATAGTTTTCCTTCCTCTATTATTATGGCCAATTTACATATTTGTTCTCATTTAATCAATCTGGTAATTGGTCGTGTTAGACAGTGTTTCCCTTCGATCTACTATATTACTTTGATCATTGCTTTATGGGCTGAGTGTTGAATGCTTTTTTTCGTTTTCAGTTCAGATTTTGGACTATATTCTTTTCATCCTATAATGCACTGTGCAATTGACATTAATTAATATATaagtgaatatatatatgcatatattgtTTACTCATCCACCGTTTTCAGTTCACATCCCAAGTGTTCTGTTATGATCTACCATTGGCTGCTAAGGAGTTCGCATGAATCATCCCGTATTTGTGAGA
This portion of the Rosa chinensis cultivar Old Blush chromosome 1, RchiOBHm-V2, whole genome shotgun sequence genome encodes:
- the LOC112182997 gene encoding RHOMBOID-like protein 12, mitochondrial, which translates into the protein MGSVFWSSCLIMCTHWLFISDLSNKCTTQGNNVLTDITLYRLDFTFGPEFLLKLYLAGAIGGSIFYLVHHAFLAASLKNQPFGIMDASKAPGLGASGAVNAIMLLDIFLHSTATLYFDFIIPVPAMLLGIFLIGKDILRIMEGNSQISKSAHLGGAAAATIAWARLRKGHGLFYMSLEIT